In the Pontibacillus yanchengensis genome, one interval contains:
- a CDS encoding sulfite exporter TauE/SafE family protein, whose product MDIAFLLTIFVIGLIGSFVSGLVGIGGAIVNYPMLLYIPPLLGFDGFSAHTAAGVVAVQVLIASFGGVLGYRKGNYLHKPLIFTMGVAVLVGSLIGGFGATYLSEQTINFVYGMLALIAVVMMFVPTSDEATSIENITFSKPIAAVSAFVVGIGAGIVGAGGAFLLVPIMLVLLHIPTRITIASSLAITFISSIGAVTGKLFSGDVPLLPALVIAVASIITSQLGAKAGKTVNTKVLQIILAVLIIGTAIKVWTDILF is encoded by the coding sequence ATGGATATTGCATTTTTACTAACGATTTTTGTCATTGGACTCATTGGATCCTTCGTGTCTGGTTTAGTAGGCATTGGAGGAGCGATAGTGAATTATCCTATGTTGTTGTACATCCCACCATTACTAGGTTTTGATGGGTTTAGTGCTCATACTGCAGCAGGTGTTGTAGCAGTCCAGGTTCTTATTGCTTCGTTTGGAGGAGTTCTTGGATACCGTAAAGGGAACTATCTTCATAAACCACTCATTTTTACCATGGGCGTAGCTGTGCTTGTTGGTAGTTTAATTGGTGGTTTTGGAGCAACGTATTTATCAGAACAGACAATTAATTTTGTCTATGGAATGTTAGCACTTATTGCTGTGGTGATGATGTTTGTGCCAACTAGTGATGAAGCTACTAGCATAGAGAACATTACTTTTTCGAAGCCAATTGCAGCGGTATCAGCATTTGTGGTAGGCATCGGAGCAGGGATTGTAGGTGCAGGAGGCGCATTTTTACTTGTCCCTATTATGTTGGTCTTATTGCATATACCAACTAGGATAACCATAGCTTCATCATTGGCTATTACCTTCATCTCCTCGATTGGTGCCGTTACAGGAAAACTATTTTCTGGAGATGTTCCGCTCCTGCCAGCATTGGTAATAGCTGTAGCGAGTATCATTACCTCACAATTAGGTGCGAAAGCCGGTAAAACCGTAAATACGAAGGTATTGCAAATCATTTTAGCTGTATTAATTATAGGTACTGCGATTAAAGTATGGACAGATATTTTATTCTAA
- a CDS encoding manganese efflux pump MntP family protein, whose protein sequence is MGSIPLVGEIITLSLMALALGMDAFSVGLGMGMIPLRLRRIAIIGFTVGIFHIIMPFSGMVLGRFLSNQLGAFTTMGGGALLIILGVQMFRSSFTKDDEPALTPIGFGLLVFALSVSLDSFSVGLSLGMFGVRTVLTLLLFGTASMLLTWIGLLLGRKVQGLLGTYSEMLGGSILCGFGLQLIFG, encoded by the coding sequence ATGGGTTCGATTCCTTTAGTAGGAGAGATTATTACATTATCCTTAATGGCATTAGCCTTAGGAATGGATGCGTTCTCAGTCGGATTAGGGATGGGGATGATCCCTTTACGATTACGTAGAATAGCTATCATTGGGTTTACAGTCGGTATTTTTCATATCATTATGCCATTTTCCGGAATGGTGTTAGGCCGTTTTCTTTCCAACCAATTAGGCGCCTTCACTACTATGGGAGGCGGAGCCTTATTGATTATTTTAGGCGTGCAAATGTTCAGATCCTCCTTCACAAAGGATGATGAACCTGCTTTAACACCAATTGGATTTGGTTTACTTGTATTCGCATTAAGTGTTAGTTTGGATAGTTTCTCGGTTGGACTAAGTTTAGGGATGTTTGGCGTAAGAACAGTATTGACGTTGCTATTGTTCGGCACTGCCAGCATGCTGTTAACATGGATAGGCTTGTTATTAGGGCGTAAGGTCCAAGGGTTATTAGGTACATACAGTGAAATGCTAGGAGGAAGCATCCTTTGTGGGTTTGGTTTACAACTGATCTTTGGGTGA
- a CDS encoding low molecular weight protein arginine phosphatase, with the protein MKKILFVCTGNTCRSPMAEALLKEKHPEVEVKSAGLFAHKGARLSKGSEDVLKARGIDVNHASQPISPEVMRWADLTLTMTKEHKQRLIMEYPNYEPFIFTLKEYVINNEEDQWEQLKQAYSTLEDKKAVFLQKNANKYEDQQAMEKALHDHLKEEIELIKEIEANQPNIDISDPFGGELSVYEQTLLEIEKHIELLIKKIDNK; encoded by the coding sequence ATGAAGAAGATACTATTTGTTTGCACAGGGAATACATGCCGTAGTCCTATGGCAGAAGCATTACTGAAGGAAAAACATCCTGAGGTTGAAGTGAAGTCCGCCGGCTTATTTGCTCATAAAGGAGCTCGTCTGTCCAAAGGATCTGAAGATGTATTAAAAGCACGTGGGATAGATGTCAATCATGCCTCTCAACCTATTTCGCCAGAGGTCATGAGGTGGGCTGATTTAACCTTAACGATGACGAAGGAGCACAAGCAGCGGCTAATAATGGAGTATCCTAATTATGAGCCTTTTATTTTTACGTTGAAAGAATACGTTATAAATAATGAAGAGGATCAATGGGAACAACTAAAGCAAGCTTACTCGACGCTGGAGGATAAAAAGGCTGTATTCCTACAAAAAAATGCGAATAAATACGAAGACCAGCAAGCTATGGAAAAAGCATTACATGATCATTTAAAAGAAGAAATCGAACTCATAAAAGAAATAGAGGCCAACCAACCCAATATCGATATTTCTGACCCCTTTGGCGGGGAGTTATCCGTCTATGAACAAACGCTATTAGAAATTGAAAAACATATTGAACTTCTTATCAAAAAGATAGACAATAAGTGA
- the rho gene encoding transcription termination factor Rho: MSASLTISHLETKNLKELYSLAKEYKVSYYAKLTKRELIFAILKAQAEKDGFLFMDGILEIIPSEGFGFLRPINYSPSAEDIYISASQIRRFDLRNGDKVSGKVRPPKENERYYGLLHVDAVNGEDPEIAKERVHFPALTPLYPDQRMNLETESKRLSTRIIDLMTPVGFGQRGLIVAPPKAGKTMLLKQVANSISHNHPDSKLIILLVDERPEEVTDIERSVEGDVDVVSSTFDEVPENHIKVSELVLERAMRLVEHKKDVIILMDSITRLARAYNLVIPPSGRTLSGGIDPAAFHRPKRFFGAARNIEEGGSLTILATALVDTGSRMDDVIYEEFKGTGNMELHLDRSLAERRIFPAIDILRSGTRKEELLLPKSHLDKIWAIRKTFGDQYDFVDRFLRRLKSSKNNEEFFQLMDEDMKGKSPSRRS, translated from the coding sequence GTGTCTGCTTCATTAACAATTTCGCATTTAGAGACGAAGAATTTAAAAGAATTATATTCTCTTGCTAAGGAATATAAAGTCTCTTATTATGCAAAGCTGACAAAACGAGAATTAATTTTTGCTATTTTAAAGGCTCAGGCTGAAAAGGATGGCTTCTTATTTATGGACGGTATTTTGGAAATTATTCCTTCTGAAGGTTTCGGTTTCCTACGTCCGATTAACTATTCTCCGAGTGCTGAAGATATTTATATTTCAGCTTCTCAAATTCGTCGTTTTGATTTGAGAAATGGAGATAAAGTATCCGGTAAGGTACGTCCTCCGAAAGAAAATGAACGATATTATGGATTATTGCACGTAGATGCTGTAAACGGGGAAGATCCCGAAATCGCTAAGGAACGTGTTCACTTCCCAGCTTTAACACCATTATATCCAGATCAAAGAATGAACCTTGAGACGGAAAGCAAGCGTCTCTCGACTCGCATTATCGATCTTATGACGCCTGTTGGATTTGGACAACGTGGACTTATTGTAGCTCCTCCTAAAGCGGGTAAAACGATGCTGTTGAAGCAAGTTGCTAATAGTATTTCTCATAATCATCCGGATTCCAAGTTAATCATCTTGCTAGTAGATGAACGTCCGGAAGAGGTAACCGACATAGAACGTTCTGTTGAAGGCGATGTCGATGTAGTAAGTTCTACCTTTGATGAGGTTCCGGAAAACCATATTAAAGTTTCTGAGCTTGTATTAGAACGCGCGATGAGACTAGTGGAACATAAGAAAGATGTCATCATTTTAATGGATAGTATTACGCGTTTGGCTCGGGCTTATAACCTTGTAATCCCACCAAGTGGACGAACATTATCCGGTGGTATCGACCCTGCTGCCTTCCACCGTCCGAAGCGTTTCTTTGGTGCGGCTCGTAATATTGAAGAGGGTGGTAGTTTAACCATTCTGGCAACGGCATTAGTTGATACAGGTTCCCGTATGGATGACGTCATTTATGAAGAATTCAAAGGAACAGGAAATATGGAATTGCATCTTGATCGAAGTCTTGCTGAACGCCGTATTTTCCCTGCGATAGATATTCTTCGCTCAGGTACACGAAAAGAAGAGCTATTATTGCCTAAATCCCATCTTGATAAAATTTGGGCGATTCGAAAAACATTCGGAGATCAATATGACTTCGTCGATCGATTCCTACGTCGCTTAAAATCTTCTAAAAATAACGAAGAATTTTTCCAGCTGATGGATGAGGACATGAAAGGCAAGTCTCCATCAAGGCGTTCGTAG
- a CDS encoding thymidine kinase translates to MHVMKQSGWIEVICGSMFSGKSEELIRRVRRATYGNLSVRVFKPAIDNRYADDSIVSHNGTSVLARPVDYSEDIFSYVDDHVDVVGIDEVQFFDDNVVEVAQTLAERGHRVIVAGLDLDFRGEPFGSLPTFLAVGESVTKLSAICPICGSPASRTQRLIDGRPASYDDPVILVGASESYEPRCRHHHEVPNKPRHILTSKQSQ, encoded by the coding sequence GTGCATGTAATGAAACAAAGCGGTTGGATTGAGGTTATTTGTGGAAGTATGTTTTCAGGTAAATCAGAAGAACTGATTCGTCGAGTCCGTCGTGCTACATACGGTAACCTTTCCGTACGAGTCTTTAAACCTGCAATCGACAATCGCTATGCAGATGACTCCATCGTATCCCATAATGGTACGTCTGTTTTAGCTCGTCCGGTTGATTATTCAGAGGATATTTTTTCTTATGTCGACGATCATGTCGACGTTGTAGGAATTGATGAAGTGCAATTTTTTGATGACAATGTAGTTGAAGTAGCCCAAACCTTAGCAGAACGTGGCCATAGAGTGATTGTCGCTGGCTTAGATTTAGATTTCCGTGGAGAGCCATTCGGTTCTCTCCCAACCTTCTTAGCAGTAGGGGAATCTGTCACAAAGCTTAGCGCCATTTGCCCAATCTGTGGTTCACCAGCTAGTCGAACACAACGATTAATCGATGGCCGACCAGCCTCCTATGATGACCCAGTGATTTTAGTAGGTGCATCGGAATCCTACGAACCACGCTGCCGTCACCATCACGAGGTTCCGAACAAGCCCAGGCACATCTTAACATCAAAGCAATCTCAGTAG
- the glpX gene encoding class II fructose-bisphosphatase has translation MERSLSMELVRVTEAAALSSARWMGRGKKDEADDAATSAMRDVFDTIPMKGTVVIGEGEMDEAPMLYIGEKLGNGYGPRVDVAVDPLEGTNIVAQGTWNALSVLAVADHSKLLHAPDMYMDKIAVGPECVGKVDINASVTENLKAVAKAKNKDVEDVVAIILNRERHQAVIDEVRDAGARIKLISDGDVAAAINTAFDHTGVDILLGSGGAPEGVLAAAALKCLGGEIQGKLLPENEEQRLRCSGMGIDDIDRVLHLEDMCGGDDAIFAATGVTDGELLKGVQFKGMKATTQTLVMRAKSGTVRFIDGNHSLKKKPNLVIKP, from the coding sequence ATGGAAAGAAGCCTATCAATGGAGTTAGTAAGAGTAACAGAAGCAGCAGCATTATCATCCGCACGTTGGATGGGAAGAGGAAAAAAAGACGAAGCGGACGACGCTGCAACAAGTGCGATGCGTGACGTTTTTGATACCATTCCAATGAAAGGTACAGTTGTCATTGGGGAAGGTGAGATGGACGAAGCACCGATGTTATATATCGGTGAAAAGTTAGGAAATGGCTATGGACCACGCGTGGATGTAGCCGTTGACCCACTAGAAGGAACCAATATTGTAGCTCAGGGGACTTGGAATGCACTTTCCGTTCTAGCTGTAGCGGATCATAGCAAATTATTGCATGCTCCTGATATGTATATGGATAAAATCGCTGTCGGACCAGAATGTGTGGGGAAAGTCGATATTAATGCATCCGTAACGGAAAACTTGAAAGCCGTAGCAAAAGCGAAGAATAAAGATGTAGAAGATGTTGTAGCGATTATATTAAATCGTGAACGACATCAAGCTGTTATCGATGAAGTTCGTGATGCTGGTGCTCGTATTAAGCTGATATCAGATGGAGACGTTGCAGCTGCAATCAATACAGCCTTTGACCACACCGGTGTCGACATCCTACTTGGAAGTGGCGGTGCTCCGGAGGGAGTACTTGCTGCTGCAGCGTTGAAATGCCTGGGGGGAGAAATCCAGGGTAAGCTGTTACCAGAAAACGAAGAACAACGACTTCGTTGTTCTGGCATGGGTATCGATGACATAGATCGTGTTCTTCATTTAGAAGACATGTGCGGAGGCGATGATGCCATATTTGCAGCCACAGGAGTAACAGATGGAGAATTACTAAAAGGCGTACAATTTAAAGGGATGAAAGCAACAACCCAAACCCTAGTCATGCGCGCCAAATCTGGAACCGTACGTTTCATTGACGGCAACCACTCCTTGAAGAAGAAACCAAATCTAGTTATCAAACCATAA
- the prmC gene encoding peptide chain release factor N(5)-glutamine methyltransferase codes for MMEAKTIFEVRRWTSLFLQENNRETGVGELLLQHHLGMTRAQLFANARDEVSVDVRQKIELNLRQHVAHGTPVQHLIGTEEFYGRLFKVNQDVLIPRPETEELVLGILNRLKQKGMFSVPLTCVDIGTGSGIIATTLTKELPHATMYATDISTEALQVAEQNAHALDATVQFRQGNFLAPVIDEEATFDVIVSNPPYIPERDRDSLSDVVRDHDPSLALFAGEDGLAAYRRIIEQLPSVVKKDTLLALEIGHDQRHTVPTLIEATFPNAQIEVEQDINQNDRMVFAWLSK; via the coding sequence ATGATGGAAGCGAAAACCATTTTTGAAGTCCGTCGCTGGACTTCTCTTTTTTTGCAGGAAAACAATCGGGAAACGGGAGTTGGTGAACTGCTACTCCAGCACCATCTCGGTATGACGCGAGCCCAACTTTTTGCTAATGCCCGTGATGAAGTGTCTGTTGATGTGCGTCAAAAAATAGAGCTGAATCTTCGGCAACATGTCGCTCATGGAACCCCAGTACAGCACTTAATCGGTACGGAGGAATTTTACGGACGCCTGTTTAAAGTCAATCAGGACGTACTTATCCCGAGACCGGAGACGGAAGAACTAGTCCTAGGAATTCTCAACCGATTGAAACAAAAAGGGATGTTTTCCGTACCCCTAACATGTGTGGATATCGGAACAGGAAGTGGCATCATTGCAACGACATTAACGAAAGAGCTCCCCCATGCCACGATGTATGCGACAGATATTTCTACTGAAGCGTTACAGGTAGCCGAACAAAATGCACATGCATTAGATGCAACTGTTCAATTTCGTCAAGGAAACTTCCTTGCCCCTGTCATCGACGAAGAGGCAACCTTCGATGTCATTGTATCCAATCCTCCATATATTCCGGAAAGGGATCGGGATTCTTTATCCGATGTTGTTCGAGACCATGACCCTTCGCTTGCACTATTTGCAGGCGAAGATGGCCTTGCCGCATATCGACGCATCATCGAGCAACTCCCTTCTGTCGTGAAAAAAGACACACTACTAGCGCTAGAAATTGGACACGATCAACGACATACCGTCCCGACATTAATAGAAGCGACATTCCCAAATGCTCAAATCGAAGTAGAGCAAGATATAAATCAAAATGACCGCATGGTATTTGCCTGGCTTTCTAAGTAG
- a CDS encoding type B 50S ribosomal protein L31 — protein MKEQIHPQYQKVVFLDTSSDYKFLTGSTLTSDETIEWEDGNTYPLLRVEISSASHPFYTGKQKADKEGGRVDRFKKKYNLG, from the coding sequence ATGAAGGAACAAATTCATCCGCAATATCAGAAAGTTGTATTTCTAGACACTAGTTCAGATTACAAATTCTTAACTGGTTCTACGCTAACTTCTGATGAAACTATCGAATGGGAAGACGGCAATACGTATCCACTATTACGTGTTGAGATCAGTTCAGCTTCTCATCCGTTCTACACTGGTAAGCAAAAAGCCGACAAAGAAGGCGGCCGTGTGGATCGTTTCAAGAAAAAATACAATCTTGGATAA
- a CDS encoding MBL fold metallo-hydrolase has product MALQPLTVKELAQKILAGEEVFILDIRKEEDYSDWAIQGRNVRSLNVPYKQLENGVEDVKEQLPEDKNIYVVCAKGISSQKAVTMLEEAGVQNITHLEGGMTAWSEHLEPMKIGDLTNGGELYQFIRIGKGCLSYMVIANGEAAVVDPVRMIDTYKQFASDKNVEIKYVLDTHLHADHISGGKTLADQTNAAYYFPPKDDEGLTFDYKKMENGAEVIVGDAVNIEAFYSPGHTSGSTSYIVDQTYLMTGDILFVESIGRPDLAGKAEDWVDDLRETLYERYQKVEQDLIVLPAHFGKMEEINEDGTVHAKLNELYQKNDRLNVQDEQEFKHLVTDNLPPQPNSHDEIRKTNMGQKNPDQDERREMEVGPNRCAV; this is encoded by the coding sequence ATGGCATTACAACCGTTAACAGTTAAAGAATTAGCACAAAAGATTCTAGCAGGAGAAGAAGTGTTTATACTTGATATTCGAAAAGAAGAGGACTATAGTGATTGGGCTATCCAAGGGCGTAACGTACGTAGTTTAAATGTTCCTTATAAGCAACTGGAAAATGGCGTAGAAGACGTGAAGGAACAACTTCCAGAAGATAAGAATATCTATGTCGTTTGTGCGAAAGGCATTTCATCGCAAAAAGCCGTTACAATGCTTGAAGAAGCAGGAGTCCAAAACATCACTCACCTTGAAGGTGGAATGACAGCTTGGAGTGAGCACCTTGAACCGATGAAAATTGGTGATTTAACCAATGGTGGTGAACTCTATCAATTTATACGAATCGGTAAAGGATGTCTGTCCTATATGGTCATTGCTAATGGCGAAGCAGCGGTAGTAGATCCCGTGCGTATGATTGATACGTACAAGCAATTTGCCAGCGATAAAAATGTAGAGATTAAATATGTACTAGACACTCATCTCCACGCAGATCATATTTCAGGTGGTAAAACATTAGCGGATCAAACAAACGCAGCCTATTACTTCCCGCCGAAAGATGATGAAGGATTAACATTTGATTATAAAAAGATGGAAAATGGAGCAGAAGTCATTGTGGGAGACGCTGTTAACATCGAAGCTTTCTATTCACCAGGGCATACAAGTGGTAGTACAAGCTATATCGTCGATCAAACGTACTTGATGACAGGAGATATCTTGTTCGTTGAATCCATCGGTCGTCCTGATTTAGCTGGGAAAGCAGAAGATTGGGTCGATGATTTACGCGAAACCCTCTATGAACGATATCAAAAAGTTGAACAAGACCTCATTGTCCTTCCAGCCCATTTCGGAAAAATGGAAGAAATCAATGAAGACGGTACCGTTCATGCCAAATTAAATGAACTTTATCAAAAAAATGATCGACTAAATGTACAAGATGAACAAGAGTTCAAACATCTTGTTACAGATAATCTTCCACCACAACCAAACAGTCACGACGAAATTCGCAAAACCAATATGGGGCAAAAGAATCCTGATCAAGATGAACGCCGCGAAATGGAAGTAGGTCCAAATCGCTGCGCAGTTTAA
- the spoIIR gene encoding stage II sporulation protein R, which produces MKKDVIVKVLLGCLVVALFPFTLTGYGAEPAQVVEEEYQVIPDEAIRLRILANSDQDDDQDVKRKVRDAVNANITEWVQDITDIQEAYSLIDERLPEIEQIVEDVLKDEGAAPTYNVKFGEVEFPTKLYGNYIYPAGMYEAILITLGEGKGANWWCVLFPPLCFLDFSNGTSVAHAEENPESGQPVENDENPQESDGEEVKVSFFLIDWITSLFS; this is translated from the coding sequence ATAAAAAAAGACGTTATCGTGAAGGTGTTACTTGGTTGTTTAGTAGTTGCGTTATTTCCGTTTACATTAACAGGTTATGGTGCAGAGCCAGCACAGGTTGTGGAAGAAGAGTATCAAGTTATTCCTGATGAAGCGATTCGTTTACGCATTTTAGCTAATAGCGATCAAGACGATGATCAAGATGTGAAGCGAAAAGTTAGAGATGCTGTGAATGCTAATATTACAGAATGGGTTCAAGATATAACAGATATCCAAGAAGCATATAGCTTGATTGATGAGCGCTTACCTGAAATTGAACAAATCGTTGAAGATGTTCTTAAAGACGAAGGGGCGGCTCCAACCTATAACGTGAAATTTGGGGAAGTCGAATTTCCTACCAAACTTTACGGGAACTACATTTATCCAGCGGGAATGTATGAGGCCATTCTAATTACACTTGGAGAAGGAAAAGGAGCTAACTGGTGGTGTGTATTGTTTCCTCCTTTATGTTTCTTAGATTTTTCAAATGGCACATCCGTTGCTCATGCTGAAGAAAACCCTGAGAGTGGACAACCTGTGGAAAACGATGAAAATCCACAGGAATCTGATGGAGAAGAAGTGAAAGTGTCTTTTTTCTTAATTGATTGGATTACATCTTTATTTTCATAA
- a CDS encoding L-threonylcarbamoyladenylate synthase, which yields MGTYETKFWNVDEHHMDHSNEYILEAASLLKKQEVVAFPTETVYGLGADATSETAVERIFAAKGRPADNSLIVHLANKEQIKEVVEEIPDLAHPLIERFLPGPLTLIFKSNGSCARNVTAGLPTVAVRIPDHPVAKALLEACGLPLAAPSANRSGRPSPTSAQHVYKDLYGRVAGIVDGGATGVGLESTVLDCTGEVPVILRPGGVTKQDLEAVIGDVEVDSALDNDQSQPKSPGMKYTHYAPEAPLWLIEGNLSFFQHQIDEQQRNGKRVGVIASEEHASSLSADQVQTCGSMQDLRQVAEQLYHSLRVFDPEKIDVILCETFPKEGMGEAVMNRLSKAATQKISQP from the coding sequence ATGGGTACATACGAAACGAAATTTTGGAACGTAGATGAACATCATATGGATCATAGCAATGAATATATTCTAGAAGCGGCTTCTCTTCTTAAGAAGCAGGAAGTTGTCGCATTTCCTACCGAGACCGTTTATGGGCTAGGAGCAGACGCGACGAGTGAAACGGCTGTCGAACGGATTTTTGCAGCAAAAGGTCGCCCTGCTGATAATTCGCTTATTGTCCATTTAGCAAATAAAGAGCAAATCAAAGAAGTAGTAGAGGAAATTCCAGATCTTGCGCACCCGCTTATTGAGCGTTTTTTACCGGGGCCTTTGACGCTTATTTTCAAAAGTAATGGGAGTTGTGCTCGTAATGTGACAGCTGGTTTACCCACTGTAGCGGTGCGCATTCCCGATCATCCTGTTGCCAAAGCACTACTGGAGGCTTGTGGGCTTCCGTTAGCAGCACCAAGTGCCAACAGGTCAGGGCGACCAAGTCCTACATCTGCTCAACATGTGTATAAAGATTTGTATGGTCGTGTGGCAGGAATTGTGGATGGAGGTGCGACAGGCGTTGGTCTCGAATCGACTGTCCTCGATTGTACGGGGGAAGTACCGGTCATTCTTCGTCCTGGTGGTGTGACGAAGCAAGATCTTGAGGCTGTCATAGGAGATGTGGAAGTAGATTCAGCTTTGGATAATGATCAAAGTCAGCCTAAATCTCCTGGGATGAAATATACACATTATGCCCCTGAAGCCCCGCTATGGCTAATTGAAGGAAATCTTTCCTTCTTTCAACATCAAATTGATGAACAACAGCGAAATGGGAAAAGAGTGGGTGTGATAGCTAGCGAGGAGCATGCCTCCTCACTATCAGCCGATCAAGTTCAAACGTGTGGGTCCATGCAGGATCTACGCCAAGTAGCTGAACAACTGTATCACTCCTTGCGTGTATTTGATCCAGAAAAAATTGATGTGATTCTATGCGAGACTTTTCCGAAAGAAGGCATGGGTGAGGCGGTAATGAACCGTTTATCCAAAGCTGCTACACAAAAAATTAGTCAACCTTAA
- a CDS encoding organic hydroperoxide resistance protein → MKALYTAQATAQGGREGNVSTSDNKVDLNLSVPQELGGSGGNGTNPEQLFASGFSACFDGALNLVADQNGENIESTITSQVHIGKDNPEGFKLAVHLTAEMKGVDQAKADELVEKARNVCPYSKATEGNIEVTYEAKVV, encoded by the coding sequence ATGAAAGCACTTTATACTGCACAAGCAACAGCACAAGGTGGTCGTGAAGGGAACGTATCAACTTCAGATAATAAAGTCGACCTTAACCTTTCCGTACCACAAGAATTAGGAGGTTCAGGAGGCAATGGCACAAACCCTGAACAACTTTTCGCAAGTGGATTCTCCGCATGCTTTGATGGAGCGCTAAACCTAGTAGCGGACCAAAACGGCGAGAACATTGAATCTACTATTACATCCCAAGTTCATATTGGGAAAGACAATCCAGAAGGCTTTAAACTAGCTGTTCACTTAACAGCAGAAATGAAGGGCGTTGACCAAGCCAAAGCAGACGAGCTTGTGGAAAAAGCACGAAACGTATGCCCTTATTCCAAAGCTACTGAAGGTAATATTGAAGTAACGTACGAAGCAAAAGTAGTTTAA
- the prfA gene encoding peptide chain release factor 1 yields MLEKLQTLEDRYEKLNELLSDPEIASDSNKLREYSKEQAGLEETVQTYQEYKDICSQHDDTRAMLDDGLDEEMKEMAKAEMEELSEKKAELEERLKFLLIPKDPNDDKNVIMEVRGAAGGDEAALFAGDLFRMYSRFAEFHGWKIDIMDSHESEVGGYKEIIFMVNGTGAFSKLKFENGAHRVQRVPQTESGGRIHTSTATVAVLPEAEEIEVDVNEKDIRVDTFASSGPGGQSVNTTMSAVRLTHEPTGIVVSCQDEKSQIKNKEKAMKVLRARIYEKFQQEAQAEYDEHRKSAVGSGDRSERIRTYNFPQNRVTDHRIGLTLQKLDRILEGQLDEITEALLIEEQTKALEQLGE; encoded by the coding sequence GTGTTAGAAAAACTTCAAACCTTAGAAGATCGGTATGAAAAATTAAACGAGTTACTAAGTGACCCGGAAATAGCTAGTGATTCCAATAAACTACGCGAATATTCCAAAGAACAAGCGGGTCTAGAAGAAACGGTTCAAACGTATCAAGAATACAAAGACATCTGTAGTCAGCATGATGACACAAGAGCAATGCTGGATGATGGTCTAGATGAAGAAATGAAAGAAATGGCAAAAGCCGAAATGGAAGAACTCTCTGAAAAGAAAGCAGAACTAGAGGAACGCCTGAAGTTCTTACTTATTCCGAAAGATCCAAATGATGATAAGAACGTAATCATGGAGGTTCGCGGAGCTGCAGGTGGCGATGAAGCTGCATTGTTTGCAGGAGATCTATTCCGTATGTATTCTCGTTTCGCAGAATTCCATGGATGGAAAATTGATATCATGGATTCTCATGAAAGTGAAGTTGGTGGCTACAAAGAAATCATCTTCATGGTAAACGGAACAGGTGCGTTCTCAAAACTGAAATTTGAGAATGGTGCACACCGAGTTCAACGTGTACCGCAAACAGAATCTGGCGGACGCATTCATACATCAACAGCAACCGTAGCTGTCTTACCTGAAGCAGAAGAAATCGAAGTGGATGTAAACGAAAAAGACATCCGTGTTGATACATTTGCTTCTAGTGGACCAGGAGGACAGAGTGTTAACACGACCATGTCTGCTGTTCGTTTAACACACGAGCCAACTGGTATTGTTGTTTCCTGTCAGGATGAAAAATCCCAGATTAAGAACAAAGAAAAAGCAATGAAGGTATTACGTGCTCGTATTTATGAGAAATTTCAACAAGAAGCACAAGCAGAATACGATGAGCACCGTAAATCAGCAGTTGGTTCTGGTGACCGTTCCGAACGTATCCGTACGTATAACTTCCCGCAAAACCGTGTAACGGATCACCGCATCGGATTAACGCTTCAGAAGCTCGATCGAATTCTAGAAGGTCAACTAGATGAAATTACAGAAGCGCTTCTTATTGAAGAACAAACCAAAGCTCTAGAGCAACTTGGTGAGTAA